gaaaacaaaaactaAAGAcagttacatatattaataaattaacttaCCATATGCGTTGGGACGGATTTAATATATTGCATCCAAGAACtcattttaaacaaatataaagtaaGCTGGTACTTCCACGCAATCAAACTACGGTATAGTCATAGATCTTGACTAACACGTTGGCAATTGTTATTATTCGTGTGAAAACTGTAGTGGTAGTTTCTTAGCAGCGCCAACTTTAACGAATTTGTAAACAGTacaatgaacaaaatttaatgtaatatctACGTATGTAAGTTGTATTTATAAGTATCTATGTTCAAGTTCATAAAATTGTGTATCATTTGTTGTCAATTTGTGTTTTAAGcatggaaataaaagaaacatcaaTGAAGATAAGACTTTGTAGTCATAGCCTTCTTCGTGTGAGtcaaaattttagtttaaccaacgaatttataaaattacaaaacaatggccgttaaataatttatttccgcGTGAAAACAGCGttcgatatattaatttcacttCGAATTAGTAAGATATTACTGTAATCATTGATATAAATCAGTATCTATAACATTATAACTTTCTTAATTGTTGTGCAATTTCTTTGGTTTATCACTTTACGGATATAACGTGCACAAACGTTACGTGCATTGTACTTTCTAATGCTTTCAAGTGAGAATTTCTCCATTGAAATTCAATGGTATCTGATATATTGCGTTTCGAGTATAAGATTTCAAAAGCCAATTATACacgaatatatacatacacatatacttATATTGATTCTTAAGTTATATTAATgcttataaaaaattctataaattatacataacgaaaaaatgaatttaagaCTTTGCATCTTCGGATTCCTTCACATTGCTGACCATCCCCTCTATCGAATTTGCGTATCGTTAGGACAGAAAGAGGTtgcaattgaaattatcataGTTCGTGCTACAGATCGTGTCGTTGATCAGTTAAATGGAATATAGTAATGAGAGTCAGGCAACTTTTCCGTAGTGTCGACAATACTCTATGTGTCAACGGTATTGGTTAGGAAACGCATTTCTAGTCGTGTAATAGTATGCAACAGTTAGCCGGCATTGTTGTAACAGTTTTAAAGGAGAAACCGAGTCACGCGGCATGTATAAGTCTGACCGCGTTTCTGCTCGCGCGGAATTCGAAACGAGATTGAAGTAAAATGTCTCAAGGGCGTCACTGTGTTACGAGGCTATCGCAATCGAACGAGAAAATCGACGGGTTGGAATTACGAAATGTTCGTCGTGTTTCTTTCCGCAATATAAATCCACgccgttttattttaaacgttctCGCCTTCGAGAATCAAAGATCGAGTCGATTTGAACATCGAATATTTGACAATCTTGtaacattcttttatttgaattaagaATCTTTTaggatattaatataatcatgatacaTTCGCTATAAGTAGTACTTCTTCTTATTACAGTCTTTctcataaattaatacattcaTAAGTACAGGTTTTACAATGGAAAGTGATGTTCGAAACATGTATTTTTGCCTTGAACCAACAAGTATTATCATGTAACActttgtaacaaaatattgttaaGTATAATTAAACATGACAGCaaactatttcttctttttttgcttaACTGTAACTTCAGATTGTGGTTTTTGCCAGTCTAAAGGTTTACGGCGGTACATAGGCCACGGTGGAACTGTAATTAAAACTGCCAGTACAAATCCTGCTCCTAATATGTACATTGTTTGTGAAAATTGCTGAATAACATATCCCCAAATTAATCCAACCACCTGCAAACATAAATAAGGCATATGTAAGTAACCTTATAAAGTTGAATTGAACATCAATATTTGATGTATAATGTCCAACCCCGAACAGTGTTATAATGACTCTTGATAATTTTTCTGCTCGCGCCTGGCCATCATAGTcctgaaaagaaaattgtttaatcagGAAACGTACGaatttgtgtaaatatatataaacaccTGTTGTTAGTAAAATAACATAACCTAACACAAATGTTATGCACTTTTAAAAAGTCGTAACATTACTTTTGTGAGATTAATTTGTAAACTTACTATGTGCGTCGGGATGGATTTGATATATTGTATCCATGCACTCATTTTAAAAAAGTGACAGTGACTTGCCGGTTGATTCACATAAACAAGCTTTTATTTAGACGTGGATCACGCGACGTTATTTGCGCATGCGCTGAGACGTGCTTTCTCACGTGCGCTCTACTGTGGCGCGAATTATGATGATTTTAAGTAGTTTCAggctatatatttatactaaacatactaaatatttagagaaatatcataaataggCATTCTAGAAGTGtgtctataaatattatttgtttcataattttataatacacaaAACATTACttgttattacaaaaatactgTACGTATTTGTATAtcatgatatttatatatcattcaATTTTCACACCCAATTCTAAGTTTTATTTACTACAACGAGGTAGTGTgactttaatatcttttaaaaatatagtatagtacAGGATTGTTTATACAATTTGTAATGAATCAAGCAAGATGAGCACATTCAACCTTCACAATATTCTTTCTTGAGCAATTTGTTCGAACTGATTTCGACATATTCTTCATTAGCAAACACTATCTACATACACAATTTAATCCTAACATAATCATCTCTTCTTCAAAGTTATATCTACAATCCCTCAACATCTCACAACTTTACATTTCCACTGTTCCTCTCATCAAACAGTCAAATGCATATGTTTAGAAATAACATGGCAGTTAAATTGTCAGTCGATCACGTTGATTGAGAAATTTTTCCCTGGGAATCATGAATGAACTTCGCCGCATGTAGTCGCGATTAGTATTCGCAATCAGAGCCTGACGACAGTTGCGTCGTCGTATATCGGCGAACTCCATGCTGGCTCGGTGTTAGACCTTGCAAAATGCACGGCATCTGCCACGGTGGGGAACGCGGCGAACAGGCCACCTTTGTATTCCAACAGGTTGCACTTTCTCATCATCTCGTACACAGGTCCTACAATGTGTTCAAATCGTTGCGTATCGATCGGGTCTAACATTGCTTCCGGTTTGGTCATGCGGTTCCGCGACGCGATTTTACTCACCGGAACACCCGGCGATGTACACCGGTATATCGATTTCACAGTACTCGTTGATCAGGTTTCCCAGGGTCGTTGCGCCCGCCAGGTCCATGTGACTCACCGCGCTCAGGTCCAGTATCAGGGTTCTCAGCTGTGCACAATGacaaggaaattaattttctacgaaagtGGGTCGGCAGTTTTATGGTTTCTTCGGGCTGGTGTAATGAGGATATAGTTAACGTTGATATTCCTTCTTGTCGatttaaataatgattttactaacagcattatattatactggATACTATTGTAAGATACTGGAAGATATTCTATATCGCATCTCTTACTTTCTTAACTTCCTTCAACTCGTCGTGTTTGAATCCTCCATTAGGTTTCTTTCTCGGCGTCTGGCCAGCAATTTTATATACCCCGTCACGGAAGTGTTGCCGACAGGCGAAGTTCAAGCTGCCTGAGTAGTGAAATATTCTTATACCCGGCAGCTCTACCGTCTGAAAATACGACTTCCGTGTTAGATCTATCTCAGACTCGTTTCAGCCTGTACCGCCTCGAGAAATACAcgatacgaaaaagaaaatccgCTTTAATCGATATAGATTCCCATTTTAACGTAACTCGATAAgaagaatgtataaaaaaaaaaagaaaagaaaagaaaagagagactATCATTATTCCATACGCCTTTATATCTCTTGGTATCCAGATAAAGCTCAGTACCAGGTACTAGAGCGAGTGAACAGGTGTAAGGATGGATAGAAAAGAGGATTAATTTGCCGATGCAGAACACGATTCCAATTAGAAGACCATATTCCACGTCCATCAGAATTACTGATATGAATGTCACTGTCCAGATAACCCCATCCGTTTTGTCCAATTTCCAGAACCTCTTAAATTCCGTCACTTTCATTAGCATCCCCTTTAAAGCCACCACGATGATGCTAGCTAGAACACACTGTagatagaaatataatcttttattagtTACTTGAAACTTACACGTATAATCGATTGAATTTGTCGATTTTCGAAGTTGTACagatttttattagatttttgtattctatataattaacaatgatTCGAATATTTGTGAATTACCCGTGGCAGAGGCTCGAAGAAGGGGCCGATCCACAGTAGAACGCTAATTAGAATTCCACAGGATATTAGACTAGCTAATTGAGTTCGTCCGCCGACAGTCTGTTGGATTAGGGACCTAGAGAGCGAAGCTGTGAATGGCATGCAAGAGAAGAAGGATCCGACTAGATTTCCGACACCCTAGAAATCATCGAGGATGACGATAATTAGTTTCTTATGTAAATGAGTTGCATTATCTTTCATACAGCGTGACATTGATTGCTATCGCactataataattctaaagcGGTCGCGGTGTCAGTTTCGATAGATAAAAGAGATTGACTTTGACGAATCAGGTCAAGTCTACGacatgaattatttaattgattcctcggttaattaaaatgtcaaTAACAATGCATCAGATTCTAATCGTGTGACTACACACGCTATTGTTTCATGCGATGTACTCGAATGCATTTCAAGATTAATTTAATGGTTATACAatcgaatatttctatatcataATTCAGGCTTGGGTTATATACcaaaaattctaattcaaatttcattcgaaatttcaaatttaaatgtatattcaAACCTGCGCCATTAGCTCCTGGTTCGAATCCACCTCGTAACCGAGTTTCTGCGCGAAGATTAACGCCATGGACATGGATATAGTATAGGACACCATAGTAATGATGAAGCTATCTAATAAAATGTTCGGTACCAAAGACAATGGTGGTAAGGTCGGAGACGGCAAACTGGAAGCAATCGAAGAGAAAGTTATCATAAAGATGTTGCTTTGTCTCAATGAAACACGACACAACTATCGTGAATAATACAGTTTCGAGAAATTTGGTTACCCGACTGGTATGTCACCCACTACCGCGATCCCATGAACTTCCGTAAGGTTCAGGTACATTGAGAGGACAGTCCCAAGCACAACCACCAGCATTTCTATGGGGATTGGGAATGGACTTATTTTCGCGAACTTTGGctgcaaataaaatacaattttttattgtaactCCAGCTACCTGgctctttttgtttttttagaaaatattaaaactgaaattttttaaatatcgaagaatCTTGAAATGAAGTATAAGAAATTAAGTTTTATTgagatttataatatttcaatataatctCTAAGGTTTTTATGCTGTTAGttgaaataatgttttaactcatctttgaaaaatacctTTAACGCATTGTTGACAATAAGAAC
The DNA window shown above is from Bombus pyrosoma isolate SC7728 linkage group LG7, ASM1482585v1, whole genome shotgun sequence and carries:
- the LOC122569495 gene encoding solute carrier family 26 member 10-like isoform X2 — translated: MTDDLSDEMTALSPELTVRRPVYQQDELNHLFKYAKPNEALLKNISMKCRKVKPMMILKNTIPLIGWLSTYNWKTDLLGDIIAGITVAVMHIPQGMAYAILGNVPPIVGIYMAFFPVLVYLFLGTSRHNSMGTFALVCMMTGKVVTTYSSQGQLAKNATTENELLSSTSNRYSPVEVATAVTFAVALIQLVMYLLRLGVIASLLADSLVSGFTTSAAVHVFTSQVKDLLGLKNLPKRIGPFKLILSYVDFFNNYQSINGIALLLSCSIILVLIVNNALKPKFAKISPFPIPIEMLVVVLGTVLSMYLNLTEVHGIAVVGDIPVGLPSPTLPPLSLVPNILLDSFIITMVSYTISMSMALIFAQKLGYEVDSNQELMAQGVGNLVGSFFSCMPFTASLSRSLIQQTVGGRTQLASLISCGILISVLLWIGPFFEPLPRCVLASIIVVALKGMLMKVTEFKRFWKLDKTDGVIWTVTFISVILMDVEYGLLIGIVFCIGKLILFSIHPYTCSLALVPGTELYLDTKRYKGTVELPGIRIFHYSGSLNFACRQHFRDGVYKIAGQTPRKKPNGGFKHDELKEVKKLRTLILDLSAVSHMDLAGATTLGNLINEYCEIDIPVYIAGCSGPVYEMMRKCNLLEYKGGLFAAFPTVADAVHFARSNTEPAWSSPIYDDATVVRL
- the LOC122569500 gene encoding signal peptidase complex subunit 1-like, with the protein product MSAWIQYIKSIPTHIDYDGQARAEKLSRVIITLFGVVGLIWGYVIQQFSQTMYILGAGFVLAVLITVPPWPMYRRKPLDWQKPQSEVTVKQKKKK
- the LOC122569495 gene encoding solute carrier family 26 member 10-like isoform X1, whose amino-acid sequence is MQNRVARVKILDDTISSRESPASFHDNRDDLSDEMTALSPELTVRRPVYQQDELNHLFKYAKPNEALLKNISMKCRKVKPMMILKNTIPLIGWLSTYNWKTDLLGDIIAGITVAVMHIPQGMAYAILGNVPPIVGIYMAFFPVLVYLFLGTSRHNSMGTFALVCMMTGKVVTTYSSQGQLAKNATTENELLSSTSNRYSPVEVATAVTFAVALIQLVMYLLRLGVIASLLADSLVSGFTTSAAVHVFTSQVKDLLGLKNLPKRIGPFKLILSYVDFFNNYQSINGIALLLSCSIILVLIVNNALKPKFAKISPFPIPIEMLVVVLGTVLSMYLNLTEVHGIAVVGDIPVGLPSPTLPPLSLVPNILLDSFIITMVSYTISMSMALIFAQKLGYEVDSNQELMAQGVGNLVGSFFSCMPFTASLSRSLIQQTVGGRTQLASLISCGILISVLLWIGPFFEPLPRCVLASIIVVALKGMLMKVTEFKRFWKLDKTDGVIWTVTFISVILMDVEYGLLIGIVFCIGKLILFSIHPYTCSLALVPGTELYLDTKRYKGTVELPGIRIFHYSGSLNFACRQHFRDGVYKIAGQTPRKKPNGGFKHDELKEVKKLRTLILDLSAVSHMDLAGATTLGNLINEYCEIDIPVYIAGCSGPVYEMMRKCNLLEYKGGLFAAFPTVADAVHFARSNTEPAWSSPIYDDATVVRL
- the LOC122569495 gene encoding solute carrier family 26 member 10-like isoform X3, which gives rise to MTALSPELTVRRPVYQQDELNHLFKYAKPNEALLKNISMKCRKVKPMMILKNTIPLIGWLSTYNWKTDLLGDIIAGITVAVMHIPQGMAYAILGNVPPIVGIYMAFFPVLVYLFLGTSRHNSMGTFALVCMMTGKVVTTYSSQGQLAKNATTENELLSSTSNRYSPVEVATAVTFAVALIQLVMYLLRLGVIASLLADSLVSGFTTSAAVHVFTSQVKDLLGLKNLPKRIGPFKLILSYVDFFNNYQSINGIALLLSCSIILVLIVNNALKPKFAKISPFPIPIEMLVVVLGTVLSMYLNLTEVHGIAVVGDIPVGLPSPTLPPLSLVPNILLDSFIITMVSYTISMSMALIFAQKLGYEVDSNQELMAQGVGNLVGSFFSCMPFTASLSRSLIQQTVGGRTQLASLISCGILISVLLWIGPFFEPLPRCVLASIIVVALKGMLMKVTEFKRFWKLDKTDGVIWTVTFISVILMDVEYGLLIGIVFCIGKLILFSIHPYTCSLALVPGTELYLDTKRYKGTVELPGIRIFHYSGSLNFACRQHFRDGVYKIAGQTPRKKPNGGFKHDELKEVKKLRTLILDLSAVSHMDLAGATTLGNLINEYCEIDIPVYIAGCSGPVYEMMRKCNLLEYKGGLFAAFPTVADAVHFARSNTEPAWSSPIYDDATVVRL